One Caretta caretta isolate rCarCar2 chromosome 8, rCarCar1.hap1, whole genome shotgun sequence DNA window includes the following coding sequences:
- the LOC142073029 gene encoding FRAS1-related extracellular matrix protein 1-like: MVSDLDTRDDDLRIQLKKCPQYGHIELHGLIQEGDMFTLEDLQSYKVRYQHDDSETLEDIVIFSATDGFNTADGVLRVQIIPVNVKPPELQAGLKSRLECPEGGYIVITTE, translated from the exons ATGGTGTCAGACTTAGACACCAGGGATGATGACCTTCGAATCCAGCTGAAGAAATGTCCTCAGTATGGGCACATTGAACTGCATGGACTCATACAGGAAGGTGATATGTTTACTCTTGAGGATTTGCAGTCTTACAAAGTCAG GTACCAGCATGATGATTCAGAAACCCTTGAAGATATAGTCATATTTTCAGCAACAGATGGATTTAACACTGCAGATGGAGTGTTAAGAGTGCAG ATTATACCAGTTAATGTTAAGCCCCCAGAGCTACAGGCAGgattaaaatcaagactggagtgTCCGGAGGGAGGATACATCGTTATCACCACAGAATAA